Proteins encoded by one window of Candidatus Sumerlaea chitinivorans:
- a CDS encoding Glycosyltransferase, whose protein sequence is MSKFAVLFPVGKVTDLTRRTLEALKPQTERDWKCYLLEGASDAGAAKTLAAELADDRFVVGPTGLTTLAKMMNWAMRESGATYIMPLPEGVLLKPQALERFASYLDQHPQAAVAYSCYAEVKPDGKEEKVQLYPHEGCIHERFDFGYIKVYRADKLREIGGFREDLVHAAEYDVELKLGDNYTLELVDEVLYSVVVPEQAESAPGALHSPGKGKFGGFSYVFYPPDLEQEVTSVFEEMLKRRGAYIDHETEYVPYPKEPYPVMASVVIPVLNRAKYIGNAIERCLEQTFKDFEVIVVDNGSTDGTLEIVQEYAKKDPRVRLIRGTGNCIASALNDGIRAARGKYICQLDSDDEYVPTTLEKMIAHLESHPKCGLAISYYTLMDENRNPIPGIEPVTHKGYTRNQILRRDGAGALRVFPKVVLEEMGLYDEENYGNFGEDYDMVLKVGEKYDVDRVHEVLYRYRRHSDNTDVTRDPWMKIRNKNHARLQALKRRQEINRKLGKWPPKQASSEQKQ, encoded by the coding sequence ATGAGCAAATTTGCTGTGCTGTTTCCGGTGGGAAAGGTCACTGATCTAACCCGCAGGACGCTCGAAGCACTCAAACCCCAAACCGAGCGCGACTGGAAGTGCTACCTGCTTGAGGGAGCAAGCGACGCTGGAGCCGCGAAAACACTTGCTGCCGAGCTGGCAGATGATCGCTTTGTGGTAGGCCCGACGGGTCTCACCACACTGGCGAAAATGATGAACTGGGCAATGCGCGAAAGCGGGGCGACCTACATTATGCCGCTTCCCGAGGGGGTACTTTTGAAGCCACAAGCGCTCGAACGCTTCGCCTCCTATCTGGATCAACACCCACAAGCGGCCGTAGCGTACTCGTGCTATGCTGAGGTCAAGCCCGACGGCAAAGAGGAAAAGGTTCAACTCTATCCGCACGAGGGGTGCATTCACGAGCGCTTTGACTTCGGCTACATCAAAGTCTACCGCGCCGACAAACTCCGCGAGATCGGTGGTTTCCGCGAGGATCTGGTCCACGCCGCCGAGTATGACGTCGAGCTCAAACTTGGCGACAATTACACTTTGGAGCTTGTGGACGAGGTGCTGTACTCGGTGGTCGTGCCTGAGCAAGCCGAGAGTGCGCCGGGGGCGCTTCACTCCCCGGGCAAGGGCAAGTTCGGGGGCTTCTCCTACGTCTTCTATCCGCCGGATCTCGAGCAAGAGGTCACGTCGGTTTTCGAGGAGATGCTCAAGCGGCGCGGGGCATACATTGACCACGAAACCGAGTATGTGCCATATCCGAAAGAGCCCTATCCGGTGATGGCAAGTGTGGTCATCCCCGTGCTAAATCGCGCGAAGTACATTGGCAACGCGATCGAACGCTGCCTCGAGCAAACGTTCAAAGACTTCGAGGTGATTGTGGTAGACAATGGCTCGACGGACGGCACGCTCGAGATCGTTCAAGAATACGCAAAGAAAGATCCACGGGTGCGTCTGATTCGGGGCACCGGCAATTGCATCGCTTCGGCCCTCAACGATGGCATTCGGGCGGCACGCGGCAAGTACATCTGCCAGTTGGATTCGGACGACGAGTACGTCCCGACGACGCTCGAAAAAATGATCGCGCATCTGGAGAGCCATCCGAAATGCGGACTGGCGATCTCGTACTACACGCTAATGGACGAAAACCGCAATCCGATCCCGGGGATCGAGCCCGTCACCCATAAGGGCTACACTCGCAACCAGATCCTGCGGCGCGACGGCGCGGGCGCCCTCCGTGTTTTCCCCAAGGTCGTCTTGGAAGAAATGGGGCTCTACGACGAGGAGAACTACGGCAACTTCGGTGAAGATTACGACATGGTGCTGAAGGTGGGCGAGAAGTACGACGTGGACCGGGTCCATGAAGTCCTGTACCGCTATCGTCGGCACTCCGACAACACGGACGTCACGCGCGATCCGTGGATGAAGATCCGCAACAAGAACCACGCACGGCTGCAGGCCCTCAAGCGGCGACAGGAAATCAATCGCAAGCTGGGCAAGTGGCCCCCCAAGCAGGCGTCCTCGGAGCAAAAACAATAA
- a CDS encoding Alkaline phosphatase like protein encodes MTEMLIQHLETAARLAPVWGFVMIFIFMTIESSFIPFPSEVVMIPAGFLAARGELTFGSPVADAIAAVLVGVAGSLAGAYINYYLARWLGRPFLYRYGKYFFLSPHTLQRAEELFREYGAGITFACRMVPAIRQVISIPAGIAGMPLGIFTFCTGLGAGIWVAILTAVGYVLGMSTAHMSYSDLVHQGEQMVRHNLVWILLGCAVFLAVYIWIHKLVMKSPKTTPTTSAE; translated from the coding sequence ATGACTGAAATGCTGATTCAGCATCTTGAGACCGCAGCACGCCTCGCCCCCGTGTGGGGCTTTGTCATGATTTTCATCTTTATGACGATCGAGAGCTCGTTCATTCCTTTCCCAAGTGAAGTGGTGATGATCCCAGCGGGTTTCCTTGCGGCTCGCGGAGAACTCACCTTCGGCTCCCCTGTGGCGGATGCCATCGCAGCCGTTCTGGTGGGGGTGGCAGGCTCGCTCGCGGGCGCGTACATCAACTACTATCTTGCGCGCTGGCTCGGCCGCCCTTTCCTTTACCGCTACGGCAAGTACTTTTTCCTTTCGCCACACACTTTGCAACGTGCGGAAGAGCTTTTCCGTGAGTATGGGGCCGGCATCACGTTTGCGTGTCGGATGGTGCCTGCAATCCGCCAAGTGATCTCCATTCCAGCGGGGATTGCAGGGATGCCGCTTGGCATTTTTACTTTCTGCACTGGCCTTGGGGCTGGCATCTGGGTCGCGATCCTCACCGCCGTGGGATATGTCCTTGGAATGAGCACAGCCCACATGAGCTACAGCGATCTTGTCCACCAAGGGGAACAGATGGTACGCCATAACCTTGTCTGGATTCTTTTGGGCTGCGCGGTCTTCCTGGCTGTCTATATTTGGATCCATAAACTCGTCATGAAATCGCCCAAAACCACGCCCACGACCTCTGCGGAATAA